One window of Magallana gigas chromosome 2, xbMagGiga1.1, whole genome shotgun sequence genomic DNA carries:
- the LOC105343738 gene encoding failed axon connections homolog, which yields MADVNLQTGLLLKVCGTLVLGSAIVWVVRRFRMRPREPVPKDVVVHHQPSRGPFAPSLTPFSLKLETFLRMANVPYTNVHDSFKNRSSKGKMTWIEYNGEEIADSELCIDYIKDKFQVDVNSDYAPEQLASGFMVQKMVEDHLYWTLILYRYVYEGALRLSAYRSFSFLFRYMAKWKVLKDSKAHGIGRHSQNEVKALMTRDLENLSNYLGTKKFLLGEKPSQVDCSVFGMLSQFFWHGFGDPTEEAIKKFPNLCQYCERMKTEFWSDWDKCITHGESGKTVK from the exons ATGGCCGACGTCAATTTGCAGACAGGTTTGCTGCTGAAAGTTTGTGGTACACTGGTCTTGGGTTCAGCCATTGTTTGGGTAGTGAGGAGATTTAGAATGAGACCCAG ggAGCCTGTTCCTAAGGATGTAGTTGTTCATCACCAGCCAAGTCGCGGTCCATTCGCTCCAAGTTTGACTCCATTTAGCCTAAAATTAGAGACCTTTCTTAGAATGGCAAATGTACCATATACG AATGTTCACGATAGCTTTAAGAACCGCAGCTCTAAAGGCAAAATGACGTGGATAGAGTACAACGGGGAAGAGATCGCTGACTCTGAGCTTTGTATTGACTATATCAAGGACAAGTTCCAGGTGGATGTCAACTCTGATTATGCACCGGAACAGTTGGCGAGTGGGTTCATGGTTCAAAAGATGGTGGAGGACCATTTATATTG GACATTGATACTGTATCGGTATGTGTATGAGGGCGCTCTAAGACTGAGCGCCTATCGCTCCTTCTCCTTCCTCTTTAGATACATGGCAAAATGGAAGGTACTGAAGGATTCCAAGGCACATGGCATAGGACGACATAGTCAGAACGAGGTCAAAGCGCTCATGACGCGAGATCTCGAAAATCTGTCCAATTACTTAG GTACAAAGAAGTTCTTGCTGGGAGAAAAGCCATCCCAAGTGGATTGTAGTGTGTTTGGAATGTTATCGCAGTTCTTCTGGCATGGGTTTGGTGATCCAACAGAAGAGGCTATAAAAA AATTTCCAAATCTATGCCAATATTGTGAACGTATGAAGACCGAGTTTTGGTCGGACTGGGACAAGTGCATAACACACGGTGAATCTGGAAAGACAGTCAAATAA
- the LOC105321903 gene encoding failed axon connections homolog yields the protein MSFIEVVRKVVENHFKEISVVALSTAVVLVVKRFRQKLRQPYPRDVVIHHQVGRGPFAPSIMPFAVKLETYLRMVKVPYMNIHDSYQQRSSKGKLTWIEYNGVKVADSEFSIEFINKTFNVDPDQNLSEEQKAMAYAMQIMIEEHTYWAVTLFRWVYERAEKINQYLGIPSILRYFLVEGLRKKCKAQGLGLHSPQEVRRIMIADLRTLDTFLGNKDFILGDNPCKADCAIFGLLSQMYYQSFGGENETAIKEFPKLCSYCERMRARFWPDWDDCITHGGTTIATV from the exons ATGTCTTTCATCGAAGTTGTTAGAAAGGTTGTTGAAAACCACTTCAAAGAAATCAGCGTTGTTGCTCTTTCTACTGCTGTAGTACTAGTTGTAAAAAGGTTCAGACAAAAACTGAG gcaaccctacccccgggatgTCGTTATACACCATCAAGTGGGGCGAGGCCCGTTCGCTCCCAGCATAATGCCTTTTGCAGTCAAACTGGAAACCTATCTTCGGATGGTCAAAGTACCATATATG AATATACACGACAGCTACCAACAAAGAAGTTCCAAGGGAAAGTTAACTTGGATTGAGTACAATGGGGTGAAAGTGGCCGATTCCGAGTTTTCCATCGAATTTATCAACAAGACTTTCAATGTCGACCCagaccaaaatttgagtgaaGAACAAAAAGCCATGGCGTATGCAATGCAAATCATGATCGAAGAACATACGTATTG GGCGGTCACCCTCTTTCGATGGGTTTATGAGCGGGCTGAGAAAATCAACCAATACCTGGGTATCCCCAGCATACTGCGGTACTTTTTGGTGGAGGGGCTGAGGAAGAAATGCAAGGCCCAGGGACTGGGTCTCCACAGCCCCCAAGAGGTCCGCCGTATAATGATAGCCGACCTCCGAACCCTGGACACGTTCCTCG gaaataaaGATTTCATCCTTGGAGACAATCCTTGCAAAGCGGATTGTGCAATATTTGGTCTTCTCTCGCAAATGTACTACCAGTCTTTTGGAGGAGAAAATGAAACGGCAATCAAAg AATTTCCTAAACTTTGTTCTTACTGCGAGAGAATGAGGGCGCGATTCTGGCCGGACTGGGATGATTGTATAACGCACGGTGGTACAACTATTGCCACAGTGTAA
- the LOC105321915 gene encoding neuromedin U receptor homolog nmur-2 codes for MAILSVEYADMLLPGTVFISLAGVLGIFGNIIVIALYWCKIQDENGDRYFIPVLAVVDLLGSMSMTAYNVMDNYFFFNYPSETCCRWLTFSVMINGFLSPALLLIIAVQRHKKVCRSGDFSLFWRRVSIAIAIVVSVLIMVPTLIFSGTSTLKLTFQGRNVTGTLCKINQIATPTQQKLHQTEAYRLGSI; via the exons ATGGCTATCTTGTCGGTAGAATACGCCGACATGCTCCTACCGGGCACTGTCTTTATATCACTAGCTGGGGTGCTGGGTATCTTTGGGAATATCATTGTGATCGCACTGTACTGGTGTAAGATTCAGGATGAGAATGGCGACCGATACTTTATCCCTGTCCTAGCAGTGGTGGACTTGCTGGGATCTATGTCAATGACGGCATACAACGTGATGGACAACTACTTCTTCTTCAACTACCCGTCAGAAACCTGTTGTCGGTGGCTGACGTTTTCAGTCATGATAAACGGATTTCTGTCGCCCGCCTTACTTCTGATCATCGCCGTTCAGCGCCACAAAAAGGTCTGTCGATCGGGTGATTTCTCGCTGTTCTGGAGACGAGTGTCCATTGCCATAGCGATCGTAGTCTCTGTCCTTATAATGGTTCCAACTCTGATTTTCTCCGGGACGTCGACCTTAAAGCTGACTTTCCAGGGACGGAACGTGACGGGGACACTGTGTAAG ATCAACCAAATAGCAACCCCGACGCAACAGAAACTGCACCAAACAGAGGCGTACAGACTTGGTTCAATTTGA
- the LOC105321899 gene encoding uncharacterized protein: MRINLILGIIISISSTSNGQLPFEFSPEELSNAEADFIDFVLSNPDLLFNNIDSETTPKEQTTSQPPTTTSKSTEFPDQTVTDPHTETGQPDTGNVGETPGNTDSGHGLVVENGVVRDPVTGIITHVMDIHDGELLEVIQSEITGGHIIDPHTGEFILLSEISPLIGNTQESVTPSTTVTLSSGDSTTANPQEPTPTSETGAINENKIINGVIRHPATGQITHVVDPHDGAHLEVSISPIFGAHVFDPHTGDLIIAEDHAMEFGTVDVQPQTSTEAPKQVTTTSEAITEETITTKPTTTTTEATTEAIPEAITPIVKATNTTIEAMSTTTEASVAITEAVPTTTEAPAAITEATATETTTNAIQPEVTTPEAQTPEAPTPAPVETTTKRAANQETTTESHKLGTEHTQEDHLHDHGIYVNKFIPSGSGSEEKQKSSTGRRKFGSMKGISSVLDKYKSEYLKRRKGGKGNDTDVPNINTVLKWIERRKNTFKKYLKEKKQVEEEKKQNPRKSFQVLDLGNYFPSLQRNKFGGLEGRKKWMPAGTTSGSTSSSVGEESKPRSESNKGRANLNRLRNPFLQRNNAADKTGNQPNTDRRNRFQVLMARKLEKQRKQTVKNIKQETTTPIVNAMTPKVTNEKPQTDTVKTGRRRKFNNFFRNRKLLSKTSDSQDNVNKNENTEGNVADYLNGLKSKVTENTNVSGKNNQTPDRYVASLARKINNKIVARNPENVKLRKNKWDKSYLADQPKI, encoded by the exons ATGAGGATAAACCTGATTCTTGGAATTATCATTTCCATTTCATCAACTTCCAATG GGCAGTTACCATTTGAATTTTCACCAGAGGAACTTAGCAATGCTGAGGCAGACTTTATTGACTTTGTGCTGAGTAACCCCGAtctattattcaacaacattgacaGTGAGACAACCCCCAAAGAACAAACAACAAGTCAACCCCCAACGACAACATCAAAGTCAACTGAATTCCCCGACCAGACAGTAACTGACCCCCACACAGAGACCGGTCAGCCAGACACTGGTAATGTGGGGGAGACACCAGGGAACACAGACTCTGGGCACGGACTGGTGGTGGAGAATGGGGTGGTGCGTGACCCTGTCACTGGAATCATCACCCACGTGATGGATATTCATGATGGGGAGCTTTTAGAGGTCATACAGAGTGAGATTACAGGTGGTCATATAATTGACCCCCACACTGGGGAGTTTATTCTTTTGTCTGAGATCTCTCCTTTGATAGGAAATACACAAGAATCTGTGACGCCAAGCACAACTGTCACTTTGTCCTCTGGGGACTCTACCACAGCTAATCCTCAAGAGCCAACACCAACAAGTGAAACAGGAGCCATAAACGAGAACAAAATAATAAACGGTGTAATCCGACATCCAGCCACTGGTCAGATCACCCATGTAGTAGATCCCCATGATGGTGCTCATCTAGAAGTTTCTATCAGCCCAATATTTGGGGCCCATGTATTTGATCCTCATACAGGAGACCTGATTATTGCTGAAGATCATGCTATGGAATTTGGAACAGTGGACGTTCAGCCCCAAACATCAACAGAGGCCCCAAAACAAGTTACAACAACATCAGAGGCTATAACAGAGGAGACCATTACAACAAAGCCCACAACAACCACAACAGAGGCTACAACAGAAGCTATACCCGAGGCTATAACACCTATAGTAAAGGCTACAAATACCACAATTGAAGCTATGAGCACTACAACAGAAGCTTCAGTTGCAATAACAGAAGCTGTACCCACCACAACAGAGGCCCCAGCCGCAATAACAGAGGCTACAGCTACAGAAACAACAACCAATGCAATACAACCAGAAGTAACAACTCCAGAAGCACAAACTCCAGAAGCACCAACTCCGGCACCAGTGGAGACTACTACAAAGCGTGCAGCAAACCAAGAAACTACAACAGAGTCCCATAAGCTGGGAACTGAGCATACACAAGAGGACCATCTACATGACCATGGTATCTATGTCAATAAATTTATACCATCTGGCAGTGGGTCAGAGGAAAAACAGAAAAGCAGCACAGGGAGAAGAAAGTTTGGATCAATGAAAGGAATATCCTCTGTTTTGGATAAATACAAGTCAGAATACTTAAAGAGAAGAAAGGGTGGTAAGGGAAATGATACTGATGTACCTAACATTAATACAGTACTAAAATGgattgaaagaagaaaaaacacattcaaaaagtatttaaaagagAAGAAGCAAGTTgaagaagaaaagaaacaaaacccACGGAAATCATTTCAAGTTCTAGATTTAGGAAATTATTTCCCAAgtctacaaagaaataaatttggggGACTGGAAGGAAGGAAAAAGTGGATGCCAGCAGGTACAACATCTGGTTCGACATCTTCATCAGTAGGAGAAGAAAGCAAGCCTAGGTCAGAATCAAACAAGGGTAGGGCTAATTTAAACAGACTGCGAAATCCTTTCCTTCAGAGAAATAATGCAGCTGATAAAACAGGAAACCAGCCTAACACAGATAGAAGGAATCGTTTCCAGGTCTTGATGGCCAGAAAACTCGAAAAGCAAAGAAAGCAAACAGTCAAAAACATTAAACAGGAAACAACAACACCTATTGTAAATGCCATGACACCAAAGGTGACCAATGAAAAGCCACAGACAGATACAGTGAAAACAGGAAGGAGACGGAAATTCAATAACTTCTTCCGGAACAGAAAACTCCTTTCTAAAACTTCCGACTCCCAAGACAATGTGAACAAAAATGAGAATACAGAAGGCAATGTGGCAGATTATTTGAATGGTTTAAAGTCAAAAGTGACTGAAAACACCAATGTGTCAGGGAAAAACAATCAAACACCTGACAGATATGTGGCTAGTCTTgccagaaaaataaacaataaaatagtaGCAAGAAATCCAGAAAACGTGAAGCTAAGGAAAAACAAGTGGGATAAATCATACTTAGCTGACCAACCtaaaatttaa